The following proteins come from a genomic window of Desulfobacterales bacterium:
- a CDS encoding L-threonylcarbamoyladenylate synthase: MLIKINPLNPQSRLVEKAVDILTKGGIVVYPTDTIYGIGCDILNKKAIERIYQLKQRDKNKPFSFICSDLKNISHYAKVSNYAYKTMRRLLPGPYTFILEGSKLVPKIMLTKRKTAGIRVPDHKICLELVKGLGNPIITTSATMPDGSIVNDASLIHDVFKNRIDLVIDGDIAPGLPSSVISLIDDDPEVIRRGAGDTSIFE, from the coding sequence ATGCTAATTAAAATCAATCCCCTCAATCCCCAAAGTCGACTCGTAGAAAAGGCGGTCGACATATTAACAAAAGGCGGTATTGTCGTATATCCAACCGACACCATTTACGGCATTGGCTGTGACATCCTCAACAAAAAGGCCATCGAAAGAATCTATCAGCTGAAACAAAGAGATAAAAATAAGCCGTTTAGTTTTATTTGCTCGGATCTTAAAAACATCAGCCATTATGCCAAAGTATCCAACTATGCCTACAAGACCATGAGACGCTTGCTACCGGGCCCGTATACGTTCATACTTGAGGGCTCCAAGCTGGTCCCCAAGATTATGCTGACCAAACGCAAAACAGCCGGCATTCGGGTGCCGGATCATAAAATATGTCTCGAGCTGGTTAAAGGGCTGGGCAATCCGATTATTACCACCAGCGCCACGATGCCAGACGGCAGCATTGTAAATGACGCCTCGCTGATTCATGATGTTTTTAAAAATCGAATTGATTTGGTCATCGATGGTGATATCGCACCGGGGTTGCCATCCAGCGTCATTTCTTTGATCGATGACGATCCGGAGGTGATTCGCAGGGGGGCGGGTGATACCAGTATTTTTGAATAA
- the guaB gene encoding IMP dehydrogenase, which yields MPKIPPEEAYSFDDVLLIPNYSDVLPKDVNVSTRLTRNINLNMPIVSAAMDTVTEADTAISIAREGGMGFIHRNMSLQSQAMEVDKVKKSESGMIVDPVTINPEQKVGEVLNLMETYRISGVPVTKGDQLMGIVTNRDLRFETDLEKQVSDVMTKDDLVTVSEGIGLEESKKLLHQHRIEKLLVVDANGRLTGLITTKDIEKLKKYPNACKDRMGRLRVGAAVGVGPDMQERTAALLDAGADVILIDTSHGHTENVLGAVKTIKSNHPDIELIAGNVGTGKGAEDLIKAGVDGVKIGIGPGSICTTRIVAGIGVPQFTAIQNCRAIGAKSGVPLIADGGIRFSGDITKAIGAGAHAIMIGGLFAGTEETPGEQIFFQGRSYKVYRGMGSIEAMKKGSKDRYYQSEKEEDDKLVPEGIVGRVPYRGSLSATIFQLVGGLKAGMGYVGCRTLDELREKARFVKVSAAGMRESHVHDVIITKEAPNYSLD from the coding sequence ATGCCCAAAATACCGCCAGAAGAGGCCTATTCCTTTGATGACGTTTTGCTTATTCCAAATTATTCCGACGTGTTACCCAAGGATGTCAATGTCAGCACACGCCTGACGCGAAACATTAATCTCAATATGCCCATTGTCAGTGCGGCCATGGACACTGTAACCGAAGCGGATACAGCCATTAGCATCGCCCGTGAAGGCGGCATGGGTTTCATTCACCGCAATATGAGCCTCCAGAGTCAGGCCATGGAGGTTGATAAAGTCAAAAAATCTGAAAGTGGGATGATTGTCGATCCCGTCACCATCAATCCCGAACAAAAAGTCGGGGAAGTGCTCAATTTGATGGAAACCTATCGTATCTCTGGGGTTCCGGTGACCAAGGGCGACCAGTTGATGGGGATTGTAACCAACCGGGATCTGCGGTTTGAGACCGATCTTGAAAAGCAAGTGTCTGATGTGATGACCAAAGATGACCTGGTCACCGTTTCAGAAGGCATTGGCCTGGAGGAATCCAAAAAGCTGCTGCACCAGCATCGTATCGAAAAGCTGCTGGTTGTTGACGCCAATGGGCGCTTGACCGGCCTGATCACCACTAAGGATATCGAAAAATTAAAAAAATATCCCAATGCCTGCAAGGACAGAATGGGTCGACTGCGTGTCGGCGCTGCGGTGGGGGTGGGGCCGGACATGCAAGAGCGCACAGCTGCTCTTCTGGATGCCGGCGCTGATGTGATCCTCATAGACACGTCGCACGGACATACTGAAAATGTGCTGGGCGCCGTTAAAACAATCAAAAGCAACCATCCAGACATCGAACTGATTGCCGGAAATGTGGGTACGGGCAAAGGCGCAGAGGATTTGATCAAAGCAGGGGTAGATGGTGTCAAGATCGGTATCGGCCCGGGTTCGATCTGCACAACACGAATCGTGGCCGGTATCGGTGTGCCCCAATTCACCGCCATTCAGAATTGTCGGGCCATAGGCGCCAAAAGCGGCGTGCCCTTGATTGCTGATGGCGGTATCCGTTTTTCCGGTGATATTACCAAGGCAATTGGCGCTGGTGCGCATGCGATAATGATCGGTGGCCTTTTTGCCGGTACGGAGGAAACCCCAGGGGAGCAAATCTTTTTTCAGGGGCGCAGCTATAAAGTCTACCGCGGCATGGGCTCCATTGAAGCCATGAAAAAAGGGAGCAAGGATCGCTATTACCAATCTGAAAAAGAGGAAGATGATAAGCTGGTCCCGGAAGGTATTGTCGGCCGCGTACCGTATCGGGGGTCACTGTCGGCCACCATTTTTCAACTGGTGGGTGGATTAAAGGCGGGCATGGGCTATGTTGGCTGCCGTACGCTTGATGAGCTGCGCGAAAAAGCCCGGTTTGTCAAAGTCAGCGCAGCGGGAATGCGTGAAAGTCATGTTCACGATGTGATCATAACCAAGGAGGCGCCCAACTACTCGCTAGATTAG